CGGGTGCGTCGGGCGCTACGGTTTTCTCAGGCGACGGGTGCACCGCGCGCCGGTGACGGACGCCTGCTCAGCGCTCTCCGCGGGCCTCCAGGAGCGCGGGAAGGACGTGCTCGGTCAGCAGCGGAGCCAGGTCGCCGGGCCACTCCCGGTCGAGGTCGAGCCAGCGGATCGCCTCAATCTCCGCGGCGGGGGTGGCCTCCCAGACACCCGGTGCGGTGAACACGCTGGCCTTGATGACGGTGTCCGCCTCGTTGGCCGCGGCCGCGTCCCAGGTTCCGAGGTGCTGAAGATCGTCGGCAGGGATCGTGATGCCGACTTCCTCCTCGAGTTCACGGCTTGCCGCCTGCGCCGCGGTTTCGCCGGGCTCAGGCTTCCCTCCGGGGTGCATGAACTTCTCCGTGCCACGCTTCCGGACGGTCAGAAGGCGCCCTTCCTGGTCGTAGACACAGACGGCGGACACGGTGAGGAAATGCGGTGAACTCATGGATCAGTACCCTAGCAAGCCCCGGCGAACGGGAGTTCACGGCGTAGGGCGACCACCCTCGATAAAGGCACGGAACCGCGGCACGCTGCTGCGTGCCGCGGTTCCGGCGTCGAACTCTGTGTGCCCTCGATTGGATTCGAACCAACGACACCGGCTTTAGGAGAGCCGTGCTCTATCCCCTGAGCTACGAGGGCGGGCGGACAACGCCTTTAAGCATACAAGCTCGATGACCGGGCTTAGGCCTGGGCCTTCTTCCGGCGAGGCAGCAGGACGAGGACCGCGCTCGCCAGGCAGAGCACGAAAAGCACCCAGCCGATGACCACCAGGGTCGAGGCCCAGGCGACGGCCCCGTCGGACGGCGCGGCCGCTGCGAACAGCCCGTCGATGGCGAAGTTGCCGATGATCCGGACGACCACGAACAGCCCGGTCAGCGACCAGAGGACGGTGCGGAACCAGGAGCGGGTGGTGTTGACCCCGATCACCAGGGCCCAGGCCAGCCCGAACAGCAGCGGGAACAGCATGCCGGCGGTCTTGTGCACCCAGTTGAGCTGGCCGCGGGCGGCATCGTCCATGGCGCTGCGCAGCTGGTCGATGGCGGCGGCGTCGAAGCCGAAGACCCGCGAATCGGGCATGGTGAGACCGCCACTGAGCTGCGTCATCTGCGAGAGCGCCATGAGGTGCAGGTACCAGAACATGAACAAGGCGGCGACGACCGCGGCGATGATCAGCATCTTCGCGCTCGACTGCGGTTGCTGCGCGGGCTGTCCCGGCGTGGCGCGCTGCTTCAGCGGGTTGATCACCGGCGGGGGAGCGGTGTCCGGGACGTCGGCCCGGGAGCCGTGCTTCTTGATGCGCTGGGCAGGCGTTTTGGACATGTCCTCCATTATCGCGGATACGCTGGACGCATGAGCATCGGCAGCCACAGCACAGCCAACCCTGACCCTTCTCTGAGCGACGCCGCCCTGGCGGAAGTGCTGGTCCGGGAGGCCGGCTCGCTGGCGCAGCTGATGCGTGCGGCAGGGGTCACTTCACAGCAGAAGACGAATGTCGCCGATGTGGTGACCGAGGCCGATCGCGCGGCCGAGGCGTACATCGTGGAGCAGCTCCGACGCTGCCGTCCGGACGACGGGATCCTCGGTGAAGAGGGCTCGGCCCATCCTTCCGTGAGTGGCCGCACCTGGGTGATCGACCCCGTGGACGGCACCTACAACTTCCTGCGCGGCTCCACGTACTGGTGCTCCACCGTCGCACTCGTGACGGAGGAGGACGGCGCGCGCCGACCGCTGCTCGGAGCCGTCCATCAGCCGGAGGAGGACAAGCTCTGGCTGGGCGGGGAGGGCCATCCCGCGACGCTCAACGGCAGGCCGCTGAGCGGTCCGGCTGGGAAGGATCTGGCCGAGTCCAGCGCCGCGACCTACATCCACCCCACCTGGCTGCAGGATCCGCTGTGCGCCATGCCGTGGCACGCGGCGGCCGTTGGCGCGGCGTCCCTGAGGATGCTGGGCTCGGGTTCCTGCGATCTCTCTCGGGTGGCTCAGGGCGAGATCGATTGCTGGTTCCAGCACTCCTGCCCCGACTGGGACTGGTTCCCGGGCGCCGCGCTCGTGCTGGCGTCGGGTGGCGCGGTGGACATCGTGACGGTCAACGGCCTCCGCTGGTTCCTGGCCGGAAGCACGACGGCGGTGGCGCAGCTGCGCGCCGCGATGCTCACCACGCACGTGGGCGGCTGAGCTCCCAGGCCGGATTTCCGGCGCACCCGACACGCAGAGGGCCCCAGGCGGATGCCTGGGGCCCTCTGCGTGTCTCTGACAGCTACTACAGGACGGGAGTTGCGGTGCCCGTGTAGTTGAGGGTGCCGGTGCCGCCGAGGAAGGCCGGCGTGACGACACCCGTGGCGAAGACGTTGAGGTCCCAGGTCAGGGTGACGGGGCAGGTGATCTGCAGCAGCGACGGCAGGCCCACGAGGATCACGTTCACCGTGGCGGTGACGCGGGTGGGGCGAACCGGGTTGTTGTTGAGCACATAGGTGCCGGAGGGGAAGTTGATCCCGCTGAACAGCCAGGTGCCCGGGAGTGCCCCGATCTGACCGAAGGTGCCGGTGGCGGTGCCGAGGCCTGTGCCGGTGTGGGTGCTGCCGTCGCTCATGGTCAGCGTGGCCGAGGTGACCACGGAAGTGTAGAGCGGCTGGAACAGGTTCAGATTACAGTTGCTGGAA
Above is a window of Arthrobacter sp. Y-9 DNA encoding:
- a CDS encoding inositol monophosphatase family protein, which encodes MSIGSHSTANPDPSLSDAALAEVLVREAGSLAQLMRAAGVTSQQKTNVADVVTEADRAAEAYIVEQLRRCRPDDGILGEEGSAHPSVSGRTWVIDPVDGTYNFLRGSTYWCSTVALVTEEDGARRPLLGAVHQPEEDKLWLGGEGHPATLNGRPLSGPAGKDLAESSAATYIHPTWLQDPLCAMPWHAAAVGAASLRMLGSGSCDLSRVAQGEIDCWFQHSCPDWDWFPGAALVLASGGAVDIVTVNGLRWFLAGSTTAVAQLRAAMLTTHVGG
- a CDS encoding NUDIX domain-containing protein gives rise to the protein MSSPHFLTVSAVCVYDQEGRLLTVRKRGTEKFMHPGGKPEPGETAAQAASRELEEEVGITIPADDLQHLGTWDAAAANEADTVIKASVFTAPGVWEATPAAEIEAIRWLDLDREWPGDLAPLLTEHVLPALLEARGER